A genome region from Triticum aestivum cultivar Chinese Spring chromosome 2B, IWGSC CS RefSeq v2.1, whole genome shotgun sequence includes the following:
- the LOC123046936 gene encoding ervatamin-B yields MARSLRPMHLVVLVILSTMPLPSSWGAMSDNHDLLMLGRFHRWMSTHNRTYPGAHEELRRFDVYRRNMEYIDAANAGGELGYELGENEFTDLTHEEFTARYTGGKFVMNDDDFVDETIITTLAGDVHEGRETMEDEDSLGLPERWDWNEQGFVTPAKNQQKCGACWAFATVGAVESQLKRKTGELLDLSEQELLDCDTTQKPGGCKGGNPYRAFLWIKSKGGIMKEAEYSYEAQQGQCRTNKDATRRGLVYRAQLLRSGERFLQEAVYTMGPTVAGIDTHDRSLQHFKSGIYKGPCGTALDHAVLVVGYGVRDGEKYWVVKNSWGQTFGENGFFLMSRGANGNAGLCGIGKAGVYALV; encoded by the exons ATGGCTCGATCTCTCCGTCCGATGCATCTCGTCGTCCTGGTGATCCTTTCCACTATGCCCCTGCCTTCTTCGTGGGGTGCCATGTCCGACAACCATGACCTGCTGATGCTCGGCAGGTTCCACAGGTGGATGTCGACGCACAACCGCACCTACCCCGGCGCCCACGAGGAGCTGCGCCGGTTTGACGTGTACCGCCGCAACATGGAGTACATCGACGCTGCAAACGCGGGCGGTGAGCTCGGCTACGAGCTCGGGGAGAACGAGTTCACCGACCTCACCCACGAGGAGTTCACGGCACGGTACACTGGAGGTAAATTTGTCATGAACGACGATGATTTTGTTGATGAGACGATCATCACCACTCTTGCCGGGGATGTCCACGAGGGGCGCGAAACGATGGAGGACGAGGATAGCCTGGGACTTCCTGAAAGGTGGGATTGGAACGAGCAGGGCTTTGTTACACCGGCTAAAAACCAACAGAAATGCG GAGCATGTTGGGCATTCGCCACAGTGGGAGCAGTTGAAAGCCAGCTGAAAAGGAAAACCGGGGAGCTACTGGATCTATCTGAGCAGGAGCTACTAGACTGTGACACGACACAGAAACCCGGCGGCTGCAAGGGTGGGAATCCCTACAGGGCGTTTCTGTGGATAAAGAGCAAGGGAGGCATCATGAAGGAGGCCGAGTACTCATATGAGGCACAACAGGGGCAGTGCAGGACCAACAAGGACGCCACCCGTAGGGGCCTGGTCTACCGGGCACAACTACTGAGGTCAGGGGAGAGGTTTCTGCAGGAGGCCGTATATACGATGGGCCCGACGGTCGCCGGCATCGACACGCACGACCGCAGCCTGCAGCACTTCAAGAGCGGCATATACAAAGGGCCATGCGGCACTGCGCTGGACCACGCGGTGCTCGTGGTGGGATACGGGGTCAGAGACGGGGAGAAGTACTGGGTCGTCAAGAACTCGTGGGGGCAGACGTTTGGCGAGAATGGCTTCTTCCTCATGAGCAGGGGAGCTAATGGAAACGCCGGGCTGTGCGGCATCGGGAAGGCGGGCGTCTACGCCCTCGTGTAG
- the LOC123039480 gene encoding uncharacterized protein, whose protein sequence is MGIINRVEEKNTSSSVSHTKEHAALDAGVLAAAAAAAAPRPPLPGARPLSTVAESGRDRQDPPHLTPAARRGFRRHRGRRSAPAPPGLAKRRSGALVRFLCFKGGAWADVEGEAAVPLRRAFLDGRVVAEAAYGGREFLFDFLWMVRIDAGTAEVVAMGWIDRGACFFPVPESGRKRKRGEHEPGDGASSEVDERSDESSDMVESSIQPNLLPLSSTPRAAGLMCRLPWQGYIHAFDERSNESSDKMQGQLLAAARGADGGNAKFAWYGAPSVDVAAAAVEHGFGRMNNRVLFHHAHGDDVHLSPPRSPYASATLANVDENGEAHIMLCRVLLGRPEAIPAGSSKLHPSSDNYDSAIDNMQNPQWYVVWGKDMNMRILPEYVVSFKCPNLHQMQGSSGANSTLKKPSPVAHDMFPTLLAEIQWFMPSSKLQTSQGTYNCFKPAAMKSFIEKGLQKMILASQISSEEAHDPLDAALRDLAAPIPEDANAGTLEALHLQLIEGA, encoded by the exons ATGGGCATCATCAACCGGGTAGAGGAAAAAAACACGTCGTCGTCGGTCTCGCACACGAAGGAGCA CGCCGCGCTCGACGCAGGCgtgctcgctgccgccgccgccgccgccgcgccccgtcccCCTCTCCCCGGTGCCCGTCCTCTTTCCACCGTCGCCGAATCCGGACGAGACCGGCAGGATCCGCCGCATCTCACGCCCGCGGCCCGCCGTGGCTTTCGGCGGCATCGGGGGCGCCGGTCCGCCCCCGCTCCTCCGGGGCTGGCAAAACGGCGGAGCGGCGCTCTGGTCAGGTTCCTCTGCTTCAAGGGCGGCGCGTGGGCTGATGTCGAGGGCGAGGCGGCTGTGCCTCTGCGCCGGGCGTTCCTGGACGGGAGGGTGGTCGCAGAGGCCGCGTATGGCGGCAGGGAGTTCCTGTTCGACTTCCTGTGGATGGTGCGCATCGACGCTGGCACCGCCGAGGTGGTCGCCATGGGCTGGATTGACCGCGGGGCCTGCTTCTTCCCTGTGCCAGAAagcgggaggaagaggaagaggggcgagCATGAGCCGGGGGACGGGGCGTCGTCCGAGGTGGATGAGAGGTCCGACGAGAGCAGCGACATGGTGGAGTCCTCAATCCAGCCTAATCTCCTGCCACTCTCAAGCACTCCCCGTGCAGCAGGCCTGATGTGTAGGCTGCCATGGCAAGGCTACATCCATGCATTCG ATGAGAGGTCCAACGAGAGCAGCGACAAGATGCAGGGCCAGCTCCTAGCCGCTGCGCGCGGCGCCGACGGGGGCAATGCCAAGTTCGCGTGGTATGGCGCTCCATCGGTGGatgtggccgcggcggcggtggagcacggGTTCGGTAGGATGAACAACCGGGTCCTTTTCCATCACGCGCACGGCGACGACGTCCACCTCTCGCCGCCTCGGTCTCCTTATGCCAG CGCAACGCTAGCAAATGTAGATGAGAACGGCGAGGCGCATATCATGTTGTGCCGTGTTCTGTTGGGCCGGCCAGAGGCCATCCCGGCCGGGTCCTCCAAGCTCCACCCCAGCAGTGACAATTACGACAGTGCCATCGACAACATGCAGAACCCACAGTGGTATGTTGTTTGGGGCAAGGACATGAACATGAGGATCCTCCCAGAGTACGTCGTCAGCTTCAAGTGTCCCAACCTCCATCAGATGCAAG GATCATCGGGAGCGAACTCCACGCTAAAGAAGCCTTCGCCGGTGGCTCATGACATGTTTCCGACGCTTCTAGCAGAGATCCAGTGGTTCATGCCATCTTCCAAGCTGCAGACATCGCAGGGGACCTACAATTGCTTCAAG CCAGCTGCAATGAAGTCCTTCATAGAGAAGGGTTTGCAGAAAATGATCTTGGCATCCCAGATAAGCAG